One segment of Vallicoccus soli DNA contains the following:
- a CDS encoding DUF779 domain-containing protein, with the protein MGGDAVGTAGTGEQHLGRRVDVTPEAAELFRRLRAQHGPLMVHQSGGCCDGSSPMCYPDGDFLTGDGDVHLGDLQVGEGQAVPMWMSRAQFEYWRHTHLTVDVVDGRGAGFSLEAPEGRRFLVRSRLLTEDELRDLGEL; encoded by the coding sequence GTGGGCGGCGACGCGGTCGGCACGGCGGGCACCGGGGAGCAGCACCTCGGGCGCCGCGTCGACGTCACCCCGGAGGCGGCGGAGCTCTTCCGCCGCCTCCGGGCGCAGCACGGGCCGCTCATGGTCCACCAGTCCGGCGGGTGCTGCGACGGCAGCAGCCCCATGTGCTACCCGGACGGCGACTTCCTCACCGGCGACGGGGACGTGCACCTCGGCGACCTGCAGGTCGGCGAGGGCCAGGCGGTGCCCATGTGGATGTCCCGCGCGCAGTTCGAGTACTGGCGGCACACCCACCTGACGGTCGACGTCGTGGACGGCCGCGGCGCCGGCTTCTCGCTGGAGGCGCCGGAGGGGCGGCGGTTCCTCGTCCGCTCCCGGCTGCTCACCGAGGACGAGCTGCGCGACCTCGGCGAGCTCTGA
- the adh gene encoding aldehyde dehydrogenase → MAVYAPPGQDGSPVTYRSRYENWIGGEWVAPVKGQYFENPSPVNGKVFCEVARSTAEDVELALDAAHAAAPAWGRTSTTERAVILNKIADRIEANLEMLAVGETWDNGKPVRETMAADLPLAVDHFRYFAGVVRAQEGHISQIDDNTVAYHFQEPLGVVGQIIPWNFPLLMATWKLAPALAAGNAVVLKPAEQTPASIMLLVELIGDLLPAGVLNVVNGFGVEAGKPLASSPRIRKIAFTGETTTGRLIMQYASQNLIPVTLELGGKSPNIFFEDVAATEDAFYDKALEGFAMFALNQGEVCTCPSRALIQASIYDQFLSAGTDRVKAIVQGNPLDTDTMIGAQASNDQLEKILSYIDIGTQEGARIITGGERVDLGGDLSGGYYVAPTIFEGTNRMRVFQEEIFGPVVSVTRFTDYADAMSIANDTLYGLGAGVWSRDINTAYRAGREIQAGRVWTNCYHQYPAHAAFGGYKQSGIGRENHRMMLDHYQQTKNLLVSYDENKLGFF, encoded by the coding sequence ATGGCGGTCTACGCGCCCCCCGGCCAGGACGGCAGCCCCGTCACCTACCGGTCCCGCTACGAGAACTGGATCGGTGGCGAGTGGGTGGCCCCCGTCAAGGGCCAGTACTTCGAGAACCCCTCGCCGGTGAACGGCAAGGTCTTCTGCGAGGTCGCGCGCAGCACCGCGGAGGACGTCGAGCTCGCGCTGGACGCCGCCCACGCCGCGGCGCCCGCGTGGGGCCGCACGTCCACCACGGAGCGCGCGGTCATCCTCAACAAGATCGCCGACCGCATCGAGGCCAACCTCGAGATGCTGGCCGTCGGGGAGACCTGGGACAACGGCAAGCCGGTCCGCGAGACGATGGCCGCCGACCTGCCCCTGGCCGTCGACCACTTCCGCTACTTCGCGGGGGTCGTACGGGCCCAGGAGGGCCACATCTCGCAGATCGACGACAACACCGTGGCGTACCACTTCCAGGAGCCGCTGGGCGTCGTCGGGCAGATCATCCCGTGGAACTTCCCGCTGCTCATGGCGACCTGGAAGCTCGCCCCGGCGCTCGCGGCGGGCAACGCGGTCGTCCTGAAGCCGGCCGAGCAGACGCCCGCCTCGATCATGCTGCTCGTCGAGCTCATCGGCGACCTGCTGCCCGCGGGCGTGCTCAACGTCGTCAACGGCTTCGGCGTCGAGGCCGGCAAGCCGCTCGCGTCCAGCCCGCGCATCAGGAAGATCGCCTTCACCGGCGAGACCACCACGGGCCGGCTGATCATGCAGTACGCGAGCCAGAACCTCATCCCGGTCACGCTCGAGCTCGGCGGCAAGAGCCCCAACATCTTCTTCGAGGACGTCGCCGCGACCGAGGACGCGTTCTACGACAAGGCGCTCGAGGGCTTCGCGATGTTCGCCCTCAACCAGGGCGAGGTGTGCACCTGCCCGAGCCGGGCGCTCATCCAGGCCTCGATCTACGACCAGTTCCTCAGCGCGGGTACTGACCGCGTCAAGGCGATCGTGCAGGGCAACCCGCTCGACACCGACACGATGATCGGCGCGCAGGCCAGCAACGACCAGCTCGAGAAGATCCTCAGCTACATCGACATCGGCACGCAGGAGGGCGCGCGCATCATCACCGGCGGCGAGCGCGTCGACCTCGGCGGCGACCTGTCCGGCGGCTACTACGTCGCACCGACGATCTTCGAGGGCACCAACCGGATGCGGGTGTTCCAGGAGGAGATCTTCGGCCCGGTCGTCTCGGTCACGCGCTTCACCGACTACGCCGACGCGATGTCCATCGCGAACGACACGCTGTACGGCCTGGGCGCCGGCGTGTGGTCCCGCGACATCAACACCGCGTACCGGGCGGGCCGCGAGATCCAGGCCGGGCGGGTGTGGACCAACTGCTACCACCAGTACCCGGCGCACGCGGCGTTCGGCGGCTACAAGCAGTCCGGCATCGGCCGGGAGAACCACCGGATGATGCTCGACCACTACCAGCAGACGAAGAACCTGCTCGTGTCGTACGACGAGAACAAGCTCGGGTTCTTCTGA
- a CDS encoding GAF domain-containing protein, which translates to MVHHVPSAAYAAPLPEDPGAALRRIAREHDRLVSAPPGAVQAPRSGVRPVVAASWLRSLRSGVDPATAAPLALDGEELRAYRAAHPLARVMPLLRDLLVDVAEEAGHLVAVGDAHGRLLWVEGHRGLRARAEAMRFVEGALWSEDAAGTNAPGTALAVGAPVGIWTAEHYGVAVQPWSCAAAPVHDPLTRDVIGVVDVTGEPDVAGPRTLALVRAAAAAAEAELSLLHRAERRVPRRTVRAAPAPTAPTAATAATAATAATAATAPTVAQQPVRLEVLGRAGAALDAGGRRLELSPRHSEIVLLLAAHPRGLTGEQLDAALFADAAAGATVRAEVFRLRRALGEDLLASRPYRLVARVGTDVDDVRRHLGRGAVLRALDAYEGPVLPGSDAPWVRGLRDELAAELREAVLASRSARALGRWAGGPHGHDDPAVWQALDAVLPYGSPRRAAVRARLRGLGAVPAAAPAPPAPRRATSLQPRSG; encoded by the coding sequence GTGGTGCACCACGTCCCGAGCGCGGCGTACGCGGCCCCCCTGCCCGAGGACCCGGGGGCGGCGCTGCGGCGCATCGCCCGCGAGCACGACCGCTTGGTGTCGGCGCCCCCGGGGGCGGTGCAGGCGCCGCGCTCGGGCGTGCGGCCGGTGGTCGCAGCCTCCTGGCTGCGCTCTCTGCGCAGCGGCGTCGACCCCGCGACGGCCGCTCCCCTCGCGCTCGACGGCGAGGAGCTGCGCGCCTACCGCGCCGCGCACCCGCTCGCCCGGGTCATGCCGCTGCTGCGCGACCTGCTCGTCGACGTGGCGGAGGAGGCGGGCCACCTCGTGGCCGTCGGCGACGCGCACGGCCGGCTGCTGTGGGTCGAGGGGCACCGCGGGCTGCGCGCGCGGGCGGAGGCGATGCGCTTCGTCGAGGGCGCGCTGTGGTCCGAGGACGCCGCGGGCACGAACGCGCCGGGGACCGCGCTCGCGGTGGGCGCGCCGGTCGGCATCTGGACGGCGGAGCACTACGGCGTCGCGGTGCAGCCCTGGTCGTGCGCCGCGGCGCCCGTGCACGACCCGCTGACCCGCGATGTCATCGGCGTCGTCGACGTGACGGGCGAGCCCGACGTGGCCGGCCCGCGCACGCTCGCGCTCGTCCGCGCCGCCGCCGCGGCGGCGGAGGCCGAGCTGTCGCTGCTGCACCGGGCGGAGCGACGGGTGCCGCGGCGCACCGTGCGCGCCGCGCCCGCCCCCACCGCCCCGACCGCCGCGACCGCCGCGACCGCCGCGACCGCCGCGACCGCCGCGACCGCCCCGACCGTCGCGCAGCAGCCGGTCCGCCTCGAGGTGCTGGGCCGGGCGGGCGCCGCGCTCGACGCGGGCGGGCGCCGGCTCGAGCTGTCCCCCCGGCACAGCGAGATCGTGCTGCTGCTCGCGGCCCACCCGCGCGGGCTCACCGGCGAGCAGCTCGACGCCGCGCTCTTCGCCGACGCGGCCGCGGGCGCCACCGTGCGCGCGGAGGTCTTCCGGCTGCGCCGGGCGCTGGGGGAGGACCTGCTGGCCTCGCGGCCGTACCGGCTGGTGGCGCGGGTCGGGACGGACGTCGACGACGTGCGGCGCCACCTCGGCCGCGGCGCCGTGCTGCGCGCGCTCGACGCGTACGAGGGGCCGGTGCTGCCGGGCTCGGACGCGCCGTGGGTGCGCGGGCTGCGCGACGAGCTCGCCGCGGAGCTGCGCGAGGCGGTGCTCGCCTCCCGCAGCGCCAGGGCGCTCGGACGGTGGGCCGGCGGCCCGCACGGGCACGACGACCCGGCGGTTTGGCAGGCGCTCGACGCCGTGCTGCCGTACGGCTCCCCCCGCCGGGCCGCGGTCCGCGCGCGGCTGCGCGGGCTCGGGGCCGTGCCGGCGGCCGCCCCCGCGCCGCCCGCGCCTCGGCGTGCAACGTCGCTGCAACCTCGCAGCGGCTAG
- a CDS encoding DUF4190 domain-containing protein: protein MSTPDDREPRDPYAPPPGGASAGGDRPQDAYGQQYGQQPGYGQQPGHGQQPGYGQQPGYGQQPQYGQQPGYGQGYGGAGYGEPARAPRNGLGIAALVCGALALLTFWTVFGGIVLGVAALVLGILGRGRAKRGEATNGGLAITGAVLGVLGAALAVAIIAIGVSFLNSETGQSLQDCLREAGQDQAAVEQCQRDLQEDLGGN from the coding sequence GTGAGCACCCCCGACGACCGCGAGCCCCGCGACCCGTACGCCCCGCCGCCCGGCGGGGCCAGCGCGGGCGGCGACCGGCCGCAGGACGCGTACGGCCAGCAGTACGGCCAGCAGCCCGGGTACGGCCAGCAGCCCGGTCACGGCCAGCAGCCCGGGTACGGCCAGCAGCCCGGGTACGGCCAGCAGCCCCAGTACGGCCAGCAGCCCGGGTACGGCCAGGGGTACGGCGGCGCGGGCTACGGGGAACCGGCCCGTGCCCCCCGCAACGGCCTCGGCATCGCGGCGCTGGTCTGCGGCGCCCTGGCGCTGCTCACCTTCTGGACCGTCTTCGGCGGCATCGTGCTCGGCGTGGCGGCCCTGGTGCTCGGCATCCTCGGGCGGGGGCGGGCGAAGCGGGGCGAGGCGACGAACGGCGGGCTGGCCATCACCGGGGCGGTCCTCGGGGTCCTCGGCGCCGCGCTGGCCGTCGCGATCATCGCCATCGGGGTCAGCTTCCTGAACTCCGAGACCGGCCAGTCGCTGCAGGACTGCCTGCGCGAGGCGGGCCAGGACCAGGCGGCGGTCGAGCAGTGCCAGCGGGACCTGCAGGAGGACCTCGGCGGGAACTGA
- a CDS encoding glycerate kinase — MSTPPRIVVAPDSFKGTVPAREVAERVRRGLLRALPGAEVVALPVADGGEGTLEALAAGGAALQDAEVSGPLGRPVRARWARTGDGAGGATAYVESAQAAGLALLDPGPATALAATTRGVGELVLAALDAGCTALVLGLGGTSTTDGGAGLARALGARLLDADGHEVREEGGGALHRVAAVDRAGLHPRLAGLTVTVACDVDNPLLGEHGAAAVFAPQKGAGPDEVRRLEEGLRAWSTALAPDLVDRPGAGAAGGLAFAAAALLGARSASGAELVMDLLGLDEAVRGAHLVVVGEGSLDAQSLRGKAPLAVAARARSAGAVVAAVAGRVALDEAALRAAGIERALSLVDAAGSAGRASADGPTLLEQQGEALGRWWRERTP; from the coding sequence GTGAGCACACCGCCGCGGATCGTCGTCGCCCCGGACTCCTTCAAGGGGACCGTCCCCGCGCGGGAGGTGGCCGAGCGGGTGCGGCGCGGGCTGCTGCGGGCCCTGCCGGGCGCCGAGGTCGTCGCGCTGCCCGTCGCCGACGGCGGCGAGGGCACCCTGGAGGCGCTGGCCGCCGGCGGCGCCGCGCTGCAGGACGCCGAGGTCAGCGGGCCCCTGGGCCGTCCCGTACGGGCGCGCTGGGCGCGCACCGGGGACGGGGCCGGCGGTGCGACGGCGTACGTGGAGAGCGCCCAGGCGGCCGGCCTGGCACTCCTCGACCCCGGCCCCGCGACCGCGCTCGCCGCGACGACCCGGGGGGTCGGCGAGCTCGTCCTCGCCGCGCTCGACGCCGGCTGCACCGCGCTGGTGCTGGGCCTCGGCGGCACCTCCACCACGGACGGCGGGGCGGGCCTGGCGCGCGCGCTCGGCGCCCGGCTGCTCGACGCCGACGGGCACGAGGTCCGCGAGGAGGGCGGAGGCGCCTTGCACCGGGTGGCCGCGGTGGACCGCGCGGGCCTGCACCCCCGGCTGGCCGGGCTCACCGTCACCGTGGCGTGCGACGTGGACAACCCGCTGCTCGGCGAGCACGGGGCGGCGGCCGTCTTCGCACCGCAGAAGGGCGCGGGGCCCGACGAGGTGCGCCGCCTCGAGGAGGGCCTGCGCGCCTGGTCCACCGCCCTGGCCCCGGACCTCGTGGACCGGCCCGGCGCGGGCGCCGCCGGCGGGCTGGCCTTCGCTGCGGCGGCGCTGCTCGGCGCGCGCAGCGCGTCGGGCGCCGAGCTCGTCATGGACCTGCTCGGCCTCGACGAGGCGGTGCGCGGCGCCCACCTCGTCGTCGTGGGCGAGGGGTCGCTCGACGCGCAGAGCCTGCGCGGCAAGGCCCCGCTGGCCGTCGCCGCCCGCGCGCGCTCGGCCGGCGCCGTCGTCGCCGCCGTCGCCGGCCGCGTCGCCCTCGACGAGGCGGCCCTGCGCGCGGCCGGCATCGAGCGCGCGCTCAGCCTCGTCGACGCCGCGGGCTCGGCCGGGCGCGCCTCGGCCGACGGTCCCACGCTCCTGGAGCAGCAGGGCGAGGCGCTCGGCCGCTGGTGGCGCGAGCGCACCCCCTGA
- a CDS encoding glycoside hydrolase family 16 protein, with protein sequence MTGAGAGWRAQERLDRSGYQLVLDEAFAGPDLDRGRWVDHYLPHWTTPERSAARYALGPDGLRLRVDADQPAWLPEDGGLRVSNLQTGSFSGPAGSSTGQMAHRPGLVVRTPQPTRRLWTPTAGLVEAVLRASPDPTCMLAVWLVGLAEGGPATTGEVCVVELFGDALGRTRSTARVGVKAHQDPLLREDVVDVRLPIDATEEHSYAAAWDERSTRFYVDDRLVHESRQGTAYPLQLMVDLFEFPVDERRDPARYPKEAWVRRVRGYEPAPR encoded by the coding sequence GTGACGGGTGCGGGAGCGGGTTGGAGAGCGCAGGAGCGGCTGGACCGCTCCGGGTACCAGCTCGTCCTCGACGAGGCGTTCGCCGGCCCGGACCTGGACCGGGGGCGCTGGGTCGACCACTACCTGCCGCACTGGACGACCCCGGAGCGCTCGGCCGCGCGCTACGCCCTCGGGCCGGACGGGCTGCGGCTGCGCGTCGACGCGGACCAGCCGGCGTGGCTGCCCGAGGACGGTGGACTGCGCGTCTCCAACTTGCAGACCGGGTCGTTCTCCGGCCCCGCCGGCTCCTCCACCGGGCAGATGGCCCACCGCCCCGGGCTCGTCGTGCGCACGCCGCAGCCCACCCGGCGGCTCTGGACGCCGACCGCCGGGCTCGTGGAGGCGGTCCTGCGCGCGAGCCCCGACCCCACCTGCATGCTCGCCGTGTGGCTCGTCGGGCTCGCCGAGGGCGGGCCGGCGACGACCGGCGAGGTCTGCGTGGTCGAGCTCTTCGGCGACGCGCTCGGACGGACCCGGTCCACGGCGCGGGTCGGGGTGAAGGCGCACCAGGACCCGCTCCTGCGCGAGGACGTCGTCGACGTCCGCCTGCCGATCGACGCGACCGAGGAGCACAGCTACGCGGCGGCGTGGGACGAGCGCTCCACCCGCTTCTACGTCGACGACCGCCTCGTCCACGAGAGCCGACAGGGCACGGCGTACCCGCTGCAGCTCATGGTGGACCTCTTCGAGTTCCCGGTGGACGAGCGCCGCGACCCCGCGCGCTACCCCAAGGAGGCGTGGGTGCGCAGGGTCCGGGGGTACGAGCCGGCTCCCCGCTGA
- a CDS encoding bifunctional [glutamine synthetase] adenylyltransferase/[glutamine synthetase]-adenylyl-L-tyrosine phosphorylase: MSPAGRAATDTGRLARLGFADPSRAGALLEDPALDGLGREPAVLEGLAATADPDTALLGLVRVLEGLDGPGPLRAALRDDQPLRDRLLAVLGASTALGDHLARRGGDWRLLSGPLDLPARPSAVRAALLTAVGADPAAAEPVATAADAADALRVAYRREVLRLAAGDLTGALDLVEVAASLADLAGATLDAALAVARADLPEDAVPCRLGVVGMGKCGGHELNYVSDVDVVFVAEPAGGADEQAALRTATRLATGLIRVCGATTAEGTIWPVDAALRPEGKNGPLVRTLASHRAYYERWARTWEFQALLKARPVAGDLALAGEWVEAVSPLVWEAQDRPDFVSEVQAMRRRVEGTLPVAQAERELKLGPGGLRDVEFAVQLLQMVHGRSDDRLRSGNTLSALEELSTWGYVARDDAARLDRAYRFLRTLEHRLQLQRLRRTHLMPQDDAELRRLGRSVGLRSDPVTTLRAEWRRQAREVRRLHEKLFYSPLLQATSRLAPDEARLTPEAARARLQALGYEDPAGALRHIEALTAGVSRRAAIQRTLLPVLLGWFGDSHDADAGLLAFRQVSDALGTTPWYLRLLRDEGETAERMARVLSAGRYPVDLLLRAPEAVRILADDAALVPRPAAALVDEVVASVRRHDDPTVAAGAARAVRRRELLRTATADLLDRLDVDGVGHALSDIAAATVAGGLEAAVRAIEAERRDPLPTRVAVIAMGRLGGRELGYGSDADVLFVHEPLDGADEREAGRAALAVVQELRRLLALPAPDPPLVVDPDLRPEGRNGPLVRSLGSYAAYYARWSLVWEAQALLRAAPVAGDPDLGRRFVELVEPVRWPASGLSDHDAREVRRIKARVEAERLPRGADPGLNLKLGRGGLADVEWTVQLLQLQHAHAVPGLRTTSTVEALHAAVGADLVAREDAEVLLEAWRLASALRNGVMLVRGRAGDQLPTDLRELAGVAAAAGHPASPTGALVDEWRRTTRRARAVVERVFYG, encoded by the coding sequence GTGAGCCCCGCCGGCCGCGCCGCCACCGACACCGGGCGCCTGGCCCGGCTCGGCTTCGCCGACCCGTCCCGGGCGGGCGCGCTGCTGGAGGACCCGGCGCTGGACGGGCTCGGGCGCGAGCCCGCCGTCCTGGAGGGGCTCGCGGCCACCGCCGACCCCGACACCGCGCTCCTCGGGCTGGTCCGGGTGCTGGAGGGCCTGGACGGGCCCGGGCCGCTGCGCGCCGCCCTGCGCGACGACCAGCCCCTGCGCGACCGGCTGCTCGCGGTGCTGGGTGCGAGCACGGCGCTCGGCGACCACCTCGCCCGGCGCGGCGGCGACTGGCGGCTGCTGTCCGGCCCGCTCGACCTGCCCGCGCGGCCGTCGGCCGTACGGGCCGCGCTGCTCACCGCCGTCGGGGCGGACCCCGCCGCCGCGGAGCCGGTCGCCACCGCGGCGGACGCGGCGGACGCGCTGCGGGTGGCGTACCGGCGGGAGGTCCTGCGCCTGGCGGCCGGGGACCTCACCGGGGCGCTCGACCTCGTCGAGGTCGCCGCCTCGCTGGCCGACCTGGCGGGCGCGACGCTCGACGCGGCGCTGGCCGTGGCGCGGGCGGACCTGCCCGAGGACGCCGTGCCCTGCCGGCTCGGCGTGGTCGGCATGGGCAAGTGCGGGGGGCACGAGCTCAACTACGTCAGCGACGTGGACGTCGTCTTCGTCGCGGAGCCGGCCGGCGGCGCCGACGAGCAGGCCGCGCTGCGCACGGCGACCCGGCTGGCGACGGGGCTCATCCGCGTCTGCGGCGCCACCACCGCCGAGGGCACGATCTGGCCGGTCGACGCGGCCCTGCGCCCCGAGGGCAAGAACGGCCCGCTGGTGCGGACGCTCGCCAGCCACCGCGCCTACTACGAGCGGTGGGCGAGGACGTGGGAGTTCCAGGCGCTGCTCAAGGCCCGACCGGTCGCGGGGGACCTGGCGCTGGCGGGGGAGTGGGTCGAGGCCGTCTCCCCGCTCGTGTGGGAGGCGCAGGACCGGCCCGACTTCGTCAGCGAGGTCCAGGCGATGCGGCGGCGGGTCGAGGGCACGCTGCCGGTGGCGCAGGCCGAGCGGGAGCTCAAGCTCGGGCCGGGCGGGCTGCGCGACGTCGAGTTCGCCGTGCAGCTGCTGCAGATGGTGCACGGGCGCTCCGACGACCGGCTGCGCAGCGGGAACACGCTGTCCGCGCTGGAGGAGCTGTCGACGTGGGGCTACGTGGCCCGCGACGACGCGGCGCGGCTCGACCGGGCGTACCGCTTCCTGCGGACCCTGGAGCACCGCCTGCAGCTGCAGCGGCTGCGCCGCACGCACCTCATGCCGCAGGACGACGCCGAGCTGCGCCGGCTCGGGCGCAGCGTGGGTCTGCGCAGCGACCCCGTCACGACCCTGCGCGCGGAGTGGCGCCGCCAGGCCCGCGAGGTGCGGCGGCTGCACGAGAAGCTCTTCTACAGCCCCCTGCTGCAGGCGACCTCGCGGCTGGCGCCGGACGAGGCGCGGCTCACGCCGGAGGCGGCGCGGGCCCGGCTGCAGGCGCTGGGCTACGAGGACCCGGCGGGCGCGCTGCGGCACATCGAGGCCCTCACGGCGGGGGTGAGCCGGCGCGCCGCCATCCAGCGCACCCTGCTGCCGGTCCTGCTCGGGTGGTTCGGCGACTCGCACGACGCCGATGCGGGCCTGCTCGCCTTCCGGCAGGTGTCGGACGCGCTGGGCACCACGCCGTGGTACCTCCGCCTGCTGCGCGACGAGGGCGAGACGGCCGAGCGGATGGCCCGCGTGCTCTCCGCGGGTCGCTACCCGGTGGACCTGCTGCTGCGTGCTCCCGAGGCCGTGCGCATCCTCGCCGACGACGCCGCGCTGGTGCCGCGCCCGGCGGCCGCCCTCGTGGACGAGGTCGTCGCGTCGGTGCGCCGGCACGACGACCCGACCGTGGCGGCCGGCGCCGCCCGGGCCGTGCGGCGCCGCGAGCTGCTGCGCACCGCGACGGCGGACCTGCTCGACCGGCTCGACGTGGACGGCGTCGGGCACGCGCTCTCGGACATCGCGGCCGCGACCGTCGCGGGCGGGCTCGAGGCGGCCGTCCGGGCCATCGAGGCGGAGCGCCGCGACCCGCTGCCGACCCGCGTGGCGGTCATCGCGATGGGGCGGCTCGGCGGGCGCGAGCTCGGCTACGGCAGCGACGCGGACGTCCTCTTCGTGCACGAGCCCCTCGACGGCGCCGACGAGCGCGAGGCGGGGCGCGCGGCCCTCGCGGTGGTGCAGGAGCTGCGGCGGCTGCTCGCCCTGCCAGCGCCGGACCCGCCCCTCGTCGTCGACCCGGACCTGCGGCCGGAGGGGCGCAACGGCCCGCTCGTGCGCTCGCTGGGCTCCTACGCGGCCTACTACGCGCGGTGGTCGCTGGTGTGGGAGGCCCAGGCGCTGCTGCGCGCCGCGCCGGTCGCGGGCGACCCCGACCTCGGCCGGCGCTTCGTCGAGCTCGTGGAGCCGGTGCGGTGGCCCGCGTCCGGCCTGAGCGACCACGACGCCCGCGAGGTCCGTCGCATCAAGGCCCGCGTCGAGGCCGAGCGGCTGCCGCGCGGCGCGGACCCGGGGCTCAACCTCAAGCTGGGCCGCGGGGGCCTCGCGGACGTCGAGTGGACCGTGCAGCTGCTGCAGCTGCAGCACGCCCACGCGGTCCCCGGGCTGCGCACCACGAGCACCGTCGAGGCCCTGCACGCGGCGGTCGGCGCCGACCTGGTGGCCCGCGAGGACGCCGAGGTGCTGCTGGAGGCCTGGCGGCTCGCGTCGGCGCTGCGCAACGGCGTCATGCTCGTGCGCGGGCGGGCCGGCGACCAGCTGCCGACCGACCTGCGCGAGCTCGCCGGCGTCGCCGCCGCCGCGGGGCACCCGGCCTCGCCCACGGGGGCGCTGGTCGACGAGTGGCGGCGGACGACGCGGCGGGCGCGGGCCGTGGTGGAGCGGGTGTTCTACGGGTGA